The Lepeophtheirus salmonis chromosome 6, UVic_Lsal_1.4, whole genome shotgun sequence DNA window TTCTCTTATAAATCAATTCCTTCATAGGTCCGAGTAAGAAATCATGCTAAAATGGTGGACTGCTACCTTAACACTTACTACAACCACAAAGGATACTTGGGAGACAAGAATAAGATTAGTGCAGACATAATTGATAACCcacataaatataacatttatcaaGGTCTTAGTACAATGACCAATATCTCCAGATACGACCTTCCTGATCCAGAAAATTATAGATACTTTTTTAATCTTCACCCTCTCTATGACTTCCCTACACTTAAGTCAACTTGTACATTCTTCAAAGGTTGTCCAATTAACAAACTGGATTTAGCAATAGCATATGAGTTTCCTGAGCTTATAACtgcttataaaaaagaatataataggATGAATAGTTCCAGCAATGTATAATTGGGAAAAAGTCGAGAAAAATTACGGATATGAGTCacaattcttaaatattttgttattttatgagggaaaaaaatgtattacctAATCATACTGGAGAATGtcagtaatttatattatatttatatatataaaaaaacaaaaatatacttacattCGGAGTGACTTCCTTTAACCATTCATCAGCTTGttcatcaaaatcaattttacagGCAGTTCTTAGATCTTTTACTGCATCTAAGAATTGTCCAAGAAgtctacatataattaatgatatatcaGTTAGtcactcattaaaaaaatagaaagataaataaatgcaaagaCTTCTAAGTTTAAATACCTATGTGCTCGCCCTCTAAATTTGTAGGCTGATGCATTATCTGGATTGAGTTGGATAGCCATATTGCAATCACGAATACACGCTTtaggcttttttatttttagatagcAGGTCCCACGTTTAGCAAACATGGCAGCCGAGGTGGGGTTAATTTTAATGGCTTCTGTGAAGAAATCAACGGACTTTTCCCAATCCCCGGAGCTATAAGAGCTCATAGCTTCAGATCTTTTGTTCTCAAACAACTCCATTTCGGATTCGCTCAATTCAACTTTTGAAGGATCGCCCATTTCGTGTTCGGTGTCATCATTGTcctctaaaaattaaatgacatcATCATTAAGTACAgcaaaattgaattcaaattaaatttagtatttaccGATAACTCCCTCCAAATCAAGCTCCACTTCAGACTCCATCTCCTCATCCTCCTCAACGACTTCCtccattttttcctccttttctaCTTTTGGCTCTTCCGCTTTAGTTTCTTTCTTGGGCTCAGTCGGCTTACTCGATTCTTGAGTGGGAATTTTTCCACCCATTTCAAGAATGTAGTCACGGAAAAAGTCCAGCTCCGGTAAATGTATTATATGAGGACATTGCTTCAATACTTTGATCAATTCCTTCAATTCATGGACTTTATTTGGTGGTAGCATTCTTGCAGTTTTCGCCTTGGAACCCTCTCGAaccttaaagaaaaattatacaactgAATGAAATTTGCCACATTGAACGCAATTTAAAACTCAATGCTGTACTCAGGTTGGCGAGCCTGACTCATCTTCATAGCGAGGCAGGTGGAAAAGCTCACGCATATTTTAATCCATCTAATACTCTCAACCTCTACcaattataatcaatatttccAGTTTTTGAGAAACATTCTCGGAATATTACTAcaaatttaagataataaataGGAACTTGCGAGTTTTCAATCATACCTCTTTCACGAGTACACTTTTGAATCCTGTTCTGTTCTATCCATGGCTGGAGCCTGTAGCACAGGACTTAGAAATCATGtcatattattttgcaattaatttattCCTTAAATTGAATCCTATAAAGGATTACGCCCAATGGAAATACCTCTTCTTTCAATTAAGATATAGAGCACTTTCATGTGACGTCCGTATTGTTGATGTCAGTTTTTCAGTTTATGTCTCCAAGCTGCAGAAGTTTTTATTGAAAccccattttttataaacttaaatattacttcaatttattatacaCCAGACCCCAACATCTATTAAagatatgttattacatcgttatacaatctaaTTTTCATATTGTAACCAATAACTTAACAATGGAAAGAATAGGATATTTTTCTCAACTTTTCGCGTTCctaatgggtaaaaaaaaaaaaaaaaagtaccaataCAAATCAAGTCATTTCATAtagattttcagtacatattacttcgatttaattcaaatatgaatatttatctatgacatcaagtattattcaaaacaggtgcaagtattttttattctaattggaaatttgtacattttacataataaagatAACTACTATGAACCTATGAAGATAGCGTCGCCCTCAATAAGGATGCAATTTATGACTTCAttgaaaacaaaacattatcatttaaaactttttgtcattttcttggCCACAAAGTTCACAATCTAGTCTAATAGGCTCACTTCTAAATATTCCCTTGGATTCATGTAAGAATCCAGAGGAAACTACTCACTTGATTATTTTCTAGTACCAAAGATTTCCTAGCCACCGATTCTTTTTAAGTACCAAGGTACTAAATAGCAACAAAGATTATGTTCTAATATTTTCATCTACATTCCCGTCGAAAtcagataaaaaagaaagaaagagtcGTGCTTTAGAGGACGGTTCTAGATTTTTACATAGGATCGGGAAAGATGAATAGAGTCTACACCAATAATTGGAACGAACTatacttgtataaaaattttattaaacaaaaatgagaaaactGAAGGATTTCTTTAACCAGCGATTTAGTACGGTAGAATGTTCATTTGCCAttgaataagatataattagtaaaaattacacttcttaataattaataaaggaatacaattaaat harbors:
- the LOC121119644 gene encoding LOW QUALITY PROTEIN: putative protein FAM10A4 (The sequence of the model RefSeq protein was modified relative to this genomic sequence to represent the inferred CDS: inserted 1 base in 1 codon), producing MLPPNKVHELKELIKVLKQCPHIIHLPELDFFRDYILEMGGKIPTQESSKPTEPKKETKAEEPKVEKEEKMEEVVEEDEEMESEVELDLEGVIEDNDDTEHEMGDPSKVELSESEMELFENKRSEAMSSYSSGDWEKSVDFFTEAIKINPTSAAMFAKRGTCYLKIKKPKACIRDCNMAIQLNPDNASAYKFRGRAHRLLGQFLDAVKDLRTACKIDFDEQADEWLKEVTPNAKKLEEHARRVERRNEEKELKEKKERIKKAQEARAKATEEAAKAQTPGSEDAAGSDMLFDAMSDPEVSQALQDILKNPQNISKYQDHPKLMKIFSKLSSKMGGGGGAFPGMFPGMGGGMPGXGGGMPGMGGGMPGMGDGMPDMGSGPTPPGTEVPKPEPSKPAASTDDLD